The Manduca sexta isolate Smith_Timp_Sample1 chromosome 17, JHU_Msex_v1.0, whole genome shotgun sequence genome includes a window with the following:
- the LOC115449066 gene encoding LOW QUALITY PROTEIN: protein phosphatase Slingshot (The sequence of the model RefSeq protein was modified relative to this genomic sequence to represent the inferred CDS: deleted 1 base in 1 codon) yields the protein MALVTIRRSPSVQTPRKTDEEEKPNTEDDVGNCVSKSLNECYFANKGSAVVLGGPERGCAEKWRSPARTHPQCDIQYHLQSMFYLLRPEETLKMAVKLESAHVGRTRYLVVVCRNEEAALLGIDCNERTTVGLVLRVLADTSIKLDGDGGFSVCVCNQQHIFKPVSVQAMWSALQTLHRASARARHLNHFAGGTSHSWCAYYERHVDSDRSCLNEWHAMDNIESRRPPSPDSVRLKPRERDETERVIRCTLKEIMMSVDLDEVTSKAIRGRLEDELDMDLTEYKSFIDHEMLTILGQMDSPTEIFDHVYLGSEWNASNLEELQRNGVRHILNVTREIDNFFPGMFDYLNIRVYDDEKTDLLKHWDNTFKYINKARNEGSKVLVHCKMGISRSASVVIAYAMKAFNWNFDKALKHVKTKRSCIKPNTNFLNQLETYQGILDAMKNKEKLQRSKSETNLKSPKIASKIENKTMDPTPLILALTGSYTGRPRSWSPDTKLASQLLPTLPPTSVSLENLASETRHMLMPCANGSYSVSPNQIIRLKEEGAPSVKHIVNEIENAASGDRKDLNKKYQRLVFSNQNEIINNRPQTDVSGSSAVQVVEATMKSQVSPLRNLSHKYPLSNFEADKIHTWDPGEIQWSRAEDNRNSSDNDNIVKSDSGIIDIKSNKVTTNDAFTNSVDRNLDCDVKVPVDDDGRASSRQSSWSSFDSAVVLDISRHSSWGSYDTRATKTQVVSREESTKRIKERSEDRSVRKDDTERTVEAIAVQQKQASDLSIICEHTETRSSTRNTTQRSTGTISDNERKFNETCAILTELATAAARMEKVRDRGASTWNGRLSASAPEETWLRAGLRRRRTTCASHGDLPRATPLVPNAPISSAAGLVSNLKKEFEARSEIDSLRHFESRSRASAMDVRDRTPTSPPSVEDISVKVLVDRYDRSGRSTCESSCEQARTKVSHESVSKKSKLTTDDDGRARTRSGVMALRNSFCGAIRGVGSGERPPLAPSVVSLAPIDYNDVVVSTVMSKAQNKNSYNMARPIR from the exons ATGGCACTTGTTACAATTCGACGATCTCCAAGTGTGCAAACACCAAGAAAAACG gaTGAAGAAGAGAAACCTAACACTGAGGATGATGTTGGCAATTGTGTCAGCAAAAG CCTCAATGAGTGCTACTTCGCCAATAAAGGTTCAGCAGTGGTGTTGGGCGGTCCAGAGCGCGGCTGTGCGGAAAAGTGGCGATCGCCTGCCCGCACACATCCCCAGTGCGATATACAATATCACCTTCAAtccatgttttatttattgcgcCCTGAGGAGACTCTCAAAATG GCGGTGAAACTGGAAAGTGCGCACGTGGGTCGTACCAGATATTTGGTGGTAGTTTGTCGCAACGAGGAGGCTGCGTTGCTTGGCATCGACTGTAACGAGCGCACGACTGTTGGGCTCGTGCTGCGGGTCCTAGCCGATACATCTATCAAGTTAGATGGCGATGG GGGCTTTAGCGTTTGTGTGTGTAATCAACAACACATATTCAAGCCGGTGTCAGTGCAGGCCATGTG GTCTGCGTTACAAACACTTCACCGTGCAAGCGCGCGAGCCCGACACCTAAACCATTTTGCCGGCGGAACATCGCACTCTTGGTGCGCATATTACGAAAGGCACGTGGACTCGGACCGCTCTTGCCTCAATGAGTGGCATGCGATGGACAACATTGAGTCTCGCCGGCCACCATCTCCAGATTCTGTTAGACTTAA acCACGCGAAAGAGATGAAACAGAGCGCGTAATACGATGTACATTGAAAGAAATAATGATGAGTGTGGACTTAGACGAGGTTACGAGTAAAGCTATCAGAGGCCGGCTCGAAGACGAACTGGACATGGATCTGACGGAGTATAAGTCGTTCATTGACCATGAGATGCTAACAATACTCGGTCAGATGGACTCGCCCACTGAGATCTTCGACCATGTCTACCTGGGCTCCGAGTGGAACGCGAGTAACCTTGAAGAACTACAGCGCAATGG GGTGAGgcacattttaaatgtaacaagaGAAATCGATAATTTCTTCCCTGGCATGTTTGATTACCTCAATATAAGAGTGTATGACGACGAGAAGActgatttattaaaacattgggacaacacttttaaatatattaataaagccAGAAATGAAGGATCGAAAGTCCTTGTTCATTGTAAAATGGGGATCAGCAGATCGGCATCCGTTGTGATTGCTTACGCCATGAAGGCTTTTAACTGGAATTTTGATAAGGCACTTAAACATGTTAAAACAAAGAGAAGTTGCATTAAACCTAATACGAATTTTTTAAACCAATTAGAGACGTACCAGGGTATATTGGATGCGATGAAAAACAAGGAAAAATTACAGAGATCTAAATCAGAGACGAACCTAAAATCCCCAAAAATTGCATCCAAAATTGAAAATAAGACAATGGATCCCACACCTCTAATCTTAGCACTAACTGGTTCGTATACAGGCCGACCTAGATCCTGGTCTCCCGATACGAAACTAGCATCACAACTACTACCTACCCTCCCACCGACTTCTGTATCTTTGGAAAATTTGGCTTCAGAAACTCGTCATATGTTAATGCCTTGCGCTAATGGTAGTTACAGCGTCTCACCAAATCAAATTATACGGCTCAAAGAGGAAGGGGCCCCATCTGTTAAAcatattgtaaatgaaatagAAAATGCTGCTTCAGGCGATCGAAAagatttaaataagaaatatcagAGACTAGTTTTTAGTAATCAAAACGAGATAATTAATAACCGACCACAGACTGATGTCTCAGGATCGTCAGCGGTTCAAGTCGTAGAAGCTACTATGAAATCGCAAGTTTCACCTTTACGGAATTTAAGTCACAAATATCCGCTTTCTAATTTCGAAGCAGACAAAATTCACACGTGGGATCCCGGGGAAATTCAGTGGTCCAGAGCAGAGGATAATCGAAATTCTAGCGACAATGACAATATAGTGAAAAGTGACAGTggtattatagatataaaaagtaataaagtaacTACAAATGACGCTTTCACAAATTCTGTAGATCGTAATTTAGATTGTGATGTTAAAGTGCCTGTTGACGACGATGGACGTGCATCAAGTAGACAAAGTTCTTGGAGTTCGTTCGACAGCGCCGTTGTCCTTGATATTTCGCGTCATTCGTCATGGGGCTCTTATGATACTAGAGCTACAAAGACACAAGTTGTCAGTCGGGAAGAATCCACCAAAAGAATCAAAGAACGATCCGAGGACCGCAGTGTAAGAAAAGACGATACTGAGAGAACTGTCGAAGCAATCGCTGTTCAACAAAAGCAAGCATCCGATCTCAGCATAATATGCGAACATACAGAAACACGAAGTTCTACAAGGAACACAACTCAACGGTCAACTGGAACGATATCTGATaatgaaagaaaatttaatgAGACGTGTGCCATACTCACAGAGCTTGCCACAGCAGCTGCACGAATGGAGAAGGTACGGGACCGAGGCGCTTCAACGTGGAATGGCCGATTGTCTGCATCTGCCCCCGAAGAGACGTGGCTTCGTGCCGGACTGCGTCGTCGTCGTACTACTTGTGCGTCCCACGGGGATCTACCTCGCGCCACACCTCTAGTGCCCAATGCGCCAATATCTTCTGCTGCAGGTCTAGTAAGCAATCTTAAAAAAGAGTTCGAAGCGCGTTCAGAAATTGATTCGCTACGTCATTTCGAATCGCGAAGTCGGGCGTCCGCTATGGATGTAAGAGATCGGACACCAACATCGCCACCCTCGGTAGAAGACATCTCTGTCAAAGTACTCGTTGACAGATATGATCGATCCGGTCGGTCAACGTGTGAATCTAGTTGTGAACAAGCTAGGACAAAGGTTTCACATGAGTCAGTTTCAAAGAAAAGCAAGTTAACAACCGATGACGATGGGAGAGCTCGGACGCGAAGCGGAGTGATGGCGCTACGGAACTCATTTTGTGGCGCCATCCGTGGTGTAGGTAGTGGGGAACGGCCGCCGCTGGCGCCCAGCGTAGTGTCACTAGCGCCGATTGACTATAACGATGTAGTAGTGTCAACTGTGATGTCGAAagctcaaaat aaaaacagttacaACATGGCAAGACCCATCCGTTGA
- the LOC115449067 gene encoding transcription initiation factor TFIID subunit 5 yields the protein MEPRRKSVAGPMAPSSMKTARKSFAVINTFIKNAAPDKQIITVHTSTPLVERRSFHVEQNQINQGEVNVLSIIDTNKEIMCCKYTEDLNDIAAGFTDGSIRLFSCSTGSCTHTLVDDECRAYPGPVTAIKHRPVSKAHPITNMLLSCYVNGCIKCWKYKYDQCLYTIREKRQTLGLSYHPRFSKFITYGDDAKLNMYDEEAQTQERAFYSSQKKNLMDGHTSRIFACAFNPKSHHELISGGWDNAVMCWDDRQPYATRYFFGVHICGEALDFDKPGKTILTCSWQDKDNIQLWDYGSCKLIETITPDNHQSKLYCGKLVPHTSLLICGGSDSNILRVVDLNMKVTECSIRNNPGSIYAFDFGSIRRKISKAPDTYKKISEIQNAPRVSFVTGKRLQTVDFG from the exons ATGGAACCACGTAGAAAATCTGTTGCTGGTCCAATGGCTCCATCAAGTATGAAAACGGCACGAAAAAGTTTTGCAGTTATtaacacttttattaaaaatgctgCCCcagataaacaaataattaccgTTCACACAAGCACCCCCTTAGTCGAACGTCGATCTTTTCATGTTGAACAGAACCAAATAAATCAAGGCGAAGTAAATGTCCTGTCCATAAT TGACACTAACAAGGAAATCATGTGTTGTAAATATACAGAAGATTTAAATGACATAGCAGCCGGTTTCACGGACGGTAGCATACGATTGTTTAGCTGTAGTACAGGGTCATGCACCCATACACTGGTAGACGATGAGTGTCGCGCGTATCCTGGACCCGTAACTGCAATCAAGCATCGGCCAGTGAGCAAGGCTCATCCGATAACCAACATGTTGTTATCTTGTT ATGTTAACGGTTGTATAAAGTgttggaaatataaatatgatcaATGTTTGTATACTATCAGAGAAAAGAGACAAACTTTGGGTTTAAGCTATCATCCTCGGTTTAGCAAATTTATAACTTATGGAGATGatgcaaaattaaatatgtacgaTGAAGAAGCACAAACACAAGAAAGGGCTTTTTATTCAAG CCAAAAGAAAAACTTGATGGATGGGCATACCTCAAGAATATTTGCATGCGCTTTTAATCCAAAGTCTCATCATGAGTTAATATCAGGCGGCTGGGATAACGCAGTCATGTGTTGGGATGATAGACAGCCATACGCCACGCGATATTTCTTCGGAGTTCATATATGTGGTGAAGCATTAGATTTTGATAAACCAGGCAAAACg ATATTAACGTGTTCATGGCAAGATAAGGATAATATACAACTATGGGATTATGGTTCATGTAAACTTATAGAAACAATAACCCCAGACAACCACCAATCAAAACTCTATTGTGGAAAATTAGTCCCGCATACAAGCCTTTTGATATGTGGAGGATCTGACTCTAATATTTTGAGAGTCGTAGACTTAAACATGAAAGTT ACAGAATGTTCCATACGGAATAACCCAGGAAGTATATATGCATTTGATTTTGGCAGTATAAGAAGAAAAATTAGCAAAGCCCCGgatacctataaaaaaataagtgaaatacAAAACGCTCCTCGTGTTTCTTTCGTAACAGGAAAAAGGCTTCAAACAGTAGACTTTGGTTGA